The window ttcttcttggccgaaCAGCCCAACGGCTACTATGTGCTCAACGACATCTTCCGCTACctcaaggacgacgacgagatcgaggcagaggcagaagcCGTCGATGAGGCTCTCCAGGaggagatcgacgaggccgacAAGAACGGCGTCGAAGTTGCTCACACCATCCAGATCAACAACATTGGCAATGCTAACGCCGTTCCCCACCTTCCGGCCCCCACCAGCTCTCCTGCTGCCTCCAAGGCCATCGAAGCCGCCGATACCAAGCCAGCCGCCaccgagcagcagcctgctaccaagctcgatgccCCTTCTGCCGCTGACAACGCCGtcgccacctcgaccgcTGCCGAGCCCACCAACACCGATGCCGACCAGGTCGGTACCGACAAGAAGCTAACCGCGGTCGACAACCACCAAGCGCCTGTTCCTCCCAAGGGCGCAAAggacgctgccgatgcggCCAAGACCGAGACtgctccagctgctgccgcttccgCGCcaaacgctgctgcttctactcccgctgctgccgctgctgccgctgcggcCCCTACTCCTGCCCCTGCCCAGCCTGCTGGTCCACCCAAGCCCAAGACTTGGGCCACGCTCGCTGCTTCGGACGCTACTCGCTGGGGATCCAACGTCTCGGCCGAAGCAAAGGGTgtctcttcttctcgcccagctgctgctactacttccaccgccgccaagccggctgctgctgctgctgctgcttctgctccCAAGccggctgctgctactTCGAATGgagcaagctcgtcgcctTCGGTGTACATCAAGAACGTCGTGGCGGACCAAGTCACCGAAGCTGCGCTCCGCcaggcgctcgaggctTTCGGCACGGTCAAGGATGTGCAGATCATCGGCAGCCGTTCGTGCGCTTTTGCCGAATTCACGAGCGTCGATGGGGCTCGCAAGGCGGCTGCCAAAGCAAGTGTTGCTGTAGGAAAGAACGGCTGGAACGTCACGATCGAGGAGCGACGAAAGCCcagtgctggtggtgccggtggtgctggtgccgcGGGAGGTGCACGTGGAGCGGGTGGTGCGCCTCGTAACGGTGCGGCTGGTGGTTCACGCActggcgctgctcgtgGTGGAAACGCTGCTGTCCGAGCGGGCCGCGGCGGTGCTGGTCGCGCCGGCGCCAACTAGGACGCTTGCGCCTTGGGCATACTTCGAAATCGTGGATCCAAAAGCACATGTCTCTTGCCTCTTGCCTCTTCCTTCATTGTCACCCTcagcgcagcttggcataCTTATGTAGCGTTTCCTTCTCCGGTCTACTCCTCCCTGATTACCGCCCAACTCATCTGTACTTTCACATCTCATGTTACATCCATTTCACAAGCCGTAAAGACATCCGCCTGTGTTGAGGCGCATGCGGTATCAACAGGCATCATACTGTGGGTCTTGGGGAGTGATGCGGATGGGATTTGAGGAGCAGGATGGGAATGTATCAGAGTTTGGGGTTGGCAAGGGTTTTGTTCTGGTTGACGGAGAAGGGGAGGACGAGTGCGGTTTGTCTTGCGATGGCTAGGATGAACGATCTTGGTTCGGAAGGCGCTGGGTTGGGGTTGAAGAGGTGCTGGTCGTCTGGGTGCGACCAGAGTTCCGAGTCGGATTCGTGTTGGCCATTGATCATGAATCTGGCACGCGAGAGGGTGGCAGTTCGCGTTATGGCGGGTAGGCGACGTTTGAATTCGATAGTGAGGTGGAGGGTTGGGTACCAGTGGGATGCGTGTTTCGAGGGGATCATCATGGGTGGGCTTGTAAACATGTCAGCTAGGAAGGGGAGCAGATTTTTGGGTTCCGATAGACGGCCGGTTGCGACGAGGTGTGTGTCGAGTTGCGGGTAGGGTTGAGGAATGAGTGAGTAGTACGCTCCGGCTGAAAGCGTGTTGGAAGTAAGCGAGGATTGAGTATGTTTGGGATCGTTGGCGATACTAATCAGCTCACCGAATCCAAACGTCTTGCCGTTTTCAGCTGTAGTACCGAACAGGTGAGGCTTATCGCACCTCTCGGGGGGCGAGAGCGGAAACTGAGGCGCCCACTGCGATCGCTCGGTAATCGTGTATCCGTTCCTACTCGGATCGTGAACATCCTTGCCCTTCAAGCCAGCCACCTTGGTTCGATCCGCCGACTCCTTCTGCACGCCGAAATCCGTCATGAGCACCTGCGTCGTGATGCGCATCTTGTCATCCTGCCACAGCTCTGCCTGCAGATTGCTCAGGCTCTTGCCGCGTTTCAGAACGCGGATGCGCACTTGGAAATCCGTCCACGTCACAGCCTGGATGTAGGTCGCCGAAAGAAGCAGCGGATCTTGGTGTGAGACCGACTTGACGTCTGTAGATACCAGTTCGGGTGTGCGCATGAAAGCTAGCACTGCATTGAGGATGATCGAGAGCGAGTAGCCACCTTGGGGAACCGAGCCGATGCACCACGTCGTGTCGATCGAGCCCGTGTACACGGCCGACGTGCGCGTGATCGTGGATTCGTCCAGCCGCGAGAGAACCGCATGTTCGAGACCTGGCATAGTGACAAAGTCTAGTGGGCGACCAGAGATGTGAGCGTGTTGGTAGTCGGCAGGTGCGTGCTCAGGTGGAAGCAAGTGGGAGCTGTCAAAACCTACGATGGTCCGAATCGTGTCGTCAATGATAGCCGATAACCGGTGGACGCTTACTAACTCACGAGGTCACGGACGTGTTTTTAAACGTGTCAATTGGTGGAAATCTcacaaaaacaaaaaacaCTTACAGTAAGTTTGTAAATATGAAGCGTGGAACTCGGAACTCGGACACTCAAGAGTCCAGAAAAAAAGGGGAacccttcgtgcttggggctcttcctgctcctccttgTTGCTTCAATAGCTTCTCTGCTAACCCAGCCCTCTGTTACTCGATCAAGAGGCTGCAACACAAAACGAGATGCATCGTGTCATGGAAGAaccatcgtcgtccactGCGGCACTCTGCGCCGCCGAACAAGTCACCGACCTCCTCGCACCGTCGCGTGTTGCTCGCAACCTCGAACTCCACCTCGCGGCTGAATCGGGCGACCTCGCGCTGATTCGATCTCTGCTCGCCTCCTCCCCCTCGCCTGTatcgtcgtcctcttcaGAAACGGACGAAGGAGGCGTGGACGTATGGTACGAGGATCCGTCGAGCGCGAATTGGTCCGCTTTGCATTTTGCGGCCGAGCAGGGACacgtcgaggtggtgcgATTGCTGTTGAGGAACGGTGCGATATGGAACGCTGTCGATGCGAACGGGTTCACGGCTGCACAGGTTGCGTGGAGTATGAACCATGAAAGGTGTTATCGGGAGATTTTGGAGGAGGGTGTTAGACAGACGTTTTTGCTGAATGCGTTGCGAGGCGCAGAAAGCGGAGAAAACGAAGAGGAGCACGAGATTGGGCCGAGTGAAGCGAAACGGCTCAAAGCGGATGGCGCGTGTGATGCTGATCGAGGTAGCGTGGTGACTTCGGCGGATGGGAGACATGTCACGTTGAAACCTGTTGCTTTGGACGTAGCTAACGACACAGAGCGTTATCTTTGCACACCGCTTCGATTCGTCCCGGATTCGCTCGGGCAGGTACGGTGTCTAGATGCCGACGACAACATGGTAATGGCACCCTGGGAGACGGATATCATGCAGCTCTcggcgtcgctgctgtgctcgaATCAAGCGCGCAACTTCAGCATCCTCAACGTCGGCTTTGGTCtcggcatcatcgacaCGCTCATCCAGACATATAAACCCGCACGCCACGTCATCATTGAAGCTCACCCGGACGCCATCGCCTACGCTCACCAACTCGGCTTCGACAAACTTGCCGGCGTCGAGATCTTCCAAGGTCGATGGGAAGACTACCTCATCCATGCGGATCCGGATTCTGAcgacgccatcgccaagATGACCCAGCTCGGCTCGTTTGATGCTGTCTACTTCGACACGTACAGTCAGGACTATGCTGATTTAAAAACGTTTTTCGATGCACTACCCAACATCATGAATGGTCCCGATAGCCGATTCAGCTTCTTCCACGGACTCGGCGCTACCAACCGCTTCTTCTACGAGGTGTATACCAGGATcagcgagctcgatctcaaAGAGATCGGATTGACCACCCAATGGACCACAATGCAGCCCAAAGTCACCGAGCAAGAGTGGCAAGGCGTCAAACGCAAATACTGGGATCTAGCCGATTATTACTGCCCTCTAGCACGCTTCGATGTACTCGACTAGTGTCGACTTTATCTACACCAAGGGTGATAGGACGTGCCTATTCGACCGACTCATCTTCAGCCTGGCTGAAATACATGACTTCCAAACCGATGCTTTTCACAATGCCCATCTTGGGCGACGCTGGCGCACCGCCGACAGAATACGACGCACCGTGTGTGCCTGAGAGGTCTGCTTTGACACCGAGCGAAACGAGGCAGTGCGATAGGCGTCCTTGCCACAGCAGCCGGATGTCCGatgtgctcgagatgcgcgcCTTCAGTACGCCTGTGATGGGGGAGAGCAGATGCGAGAGCGTCGAATTTGCACATGTCGCCCGTGGAGACGGTGCAGATGGTGCAAGAGCCGGAGGATCACGCAGTAGACCAAATACCGACGTTCCGCCATCGCCAGTATTGCCATCAACCTGGCTCACCGCCTCTGACGCTTCGCGCAGAGACATTGCATGCTCCTCTTGGAAACGCGCCTGTCTTGTCTCGTCGTGTCCCCGCAATCCTCCGATCGAACTTGTCGATCCAATCCGATTCATCGGCGCTGGCACATCAGCGTCCGATGCCTCCACCGActcaacaccaccaccgccgccactCTTGCGCAGCCAATACTCGGCTCCCATCGTCCACTCGCTCTCGTAACTGTAGACGTTGAAATCGAACCTCGAACAGACCACCACGTccctcgccatcctcgctGCATATGCCGTGCTCAGATGACCCATCATCGGGTTCAACGTGGCTGTGATGACCGTAGGTGGCTGAGACGGTGCCGATGCCAATGTCGATGCTTGGTGGGGTGAAGGCGAGCTGTCGAACGACGGAGCGATCATGAGCGGCTGTTGAGGAGTGTCTGGAAGCGTCGAGAATCGAATTCCGGTTGATAGGCCGGCCGACTTTTCCACAGTACTGATAAACACTTCGGCTCCAGCGCTGAATCTGCCTCGAAGTCCACCGCCTGCCTCGGTGtcttcgctgctgctgctgctgcccgTATGAAGCACGCTGCCATTGCGCTGCGGGTAGGAGGCGCTGCTTGAAGTTTCTACTGCGCCCTCGCTGAGCGCAGCCAGAGTCGTCGATGCAGTGTCAGCGGGAGTGCCAAAGTTGTGCAAAACCCTAAACCCCCAcagcgcatcgtcgatcgaaTAGCTGTACTCGGTAAACCATCTTCCCGTATCCCTCTGCAGCGTGAATTGCAGATTGGTCGATCCGGGCGGTCCTAGACCGTACGTgtcttgagctgctgctgctgctgctgccgccgccgccgttgTCGCTGCCGTAGACGCACCCGTGTTTGATAAGCTGGTAGAAGAGCTGAGCGAAGGATTCGACGAGTCCAAACGATCCATACTACTACTTGTAGATTTTGCTCCGGTTGAGTAAGCGGATCGTGAAGCTATCGCTGCATTCTGCAAGGCGTTCAAGGGATACCTTGGTGGGCTCGAAACAGCTGTCACTATCAACTGCCATGTTGGGCTGATTCGTTTGGTCCACAATGCATCCAAGCGTGCCGATGGAACATGCATGCACCCGTACACGAGATActcgcctcctcctcgctcCTTCTTACCCAGATCACCTAACGCTTCTTGTTCCGGGTACCTGTCTCCTGCTAACCAGTAGTACTccttctctttctctttcgACTTGAATGCCGCCGGCGCTCTCGCCTCAACGATTCGAAATCGCTCAATGATCTCTTTTAGCCGGACATCCTTGGAGCTGCCGCCAAAATCGATCTTGCTATCAGTGCTAGCGTAGATGTAGCCGATACCAGCACGCAAATTGGGCAAAGCTCCCAGCCGATATGTCGTGAAAAACGGTGGTGTGGgcgaagccgagatggagagcgagagacCGGTGGGTACGCAGAAATCGAGgatcgccgacgagcaagaggtgAGATGAAGGTACGAGTTGTATTCGTTCCAGTTGGTCGCGTGGAAGTATTGGCGTAGGATGTGCGAGACAAAGTCGTGCATGGTTGCGAGCGAGATGTACGCGCATGCAGTGGGCGGTGCTGGCGCGAACGGTCACTGCCCAAAAAAAAGACTAAGGGTGATGGTGATAGGTGACGAGCATAGACGATGGTGGGGAGGACGAAAAGCGCTCAGAGTCCAAGAaacgaatgtgaatcgtgaatatcgtCGATGGTCCAAGCGGCCCACCTTGACGCGATTTGGTGCACTTGTCGTGAACTCGACAGCATCATGCCTGtggcctcgtcgtcgattcACTGTTCGTATCTCAGTCTGTCGATCCAACGCACCATCTCTCACACGGCTAGCCAGTCTCACAACAAATGAGTGCGCACAAGCATTGATAAATGCAATTCTACGCCCCGCACTCTACGTAGCAGGCGGCACACTCCCCGCCAGCGCGTTCATACTACCGAAAGGGTCCCTGACACTTTTGTTGACCTGCTTGAACCACTTTGCGTAATCCTTCTTCAATGCATCCACTTCGGCATGCAGTGCGGCTACGTGTCCAGCCAACGTCATAAAACTCTCGTGCTGAGCATGAATCGCGTCTGAAATCGCCTGAGGCGTGTACGTCTCTCTGCTCGAAAGCGATGCCAGATGATGTTGGATGGTCTCGACCGTGCTCGAGTAACGCGAGATTCGATCGCGATAATCCACGGCGAGATCAGAGTAAAAGTGCTCCAACCACTCGACGAACGAGGCGCCATCCGAAGCTCCAGCTCCTGCGCGCGGCTCTTTGGCGTTAAGAATGATAGAGTAGAGCGTACATGTGGTGGTACGATCGCGTTCGAGCAAGCGCCCAACGTCGACGCATTGGTTTTCGTCCGTGTCGAGCGTTGCCGAGAGCGATTTAAgcgccgagtcgagctcgtgcCATTCCGCGGCGCATTTGCGAATCTCTTCGCCAAAGTTTTTGGTTTTCAACTCATCTCGAAGCTGCGTCTGGGCGGAAATATgcgagtcgagctcctcgacaaGTTTGCGAGCGTCGTCAGAGAGGTCGTTGAAGCGTTCTTTTTGAAAGTAGCCAAATCGAGCAAACGGTGATGCTGCCGCGCCTGCATTGAATTGCGGTTGCGATTGGAACGGCTGCAAAGAGATATTaggttgctgttgctgttgctgaggTTGAGACGACCCAAACGAGAACAGTGATGTGGatggctgttgctgttgctgtgtTGGCTGTGCCGAAGAGCCAAAGAGGCCACcggtggaggtggatgcTGGGTTGCCAGTGTTGTTGCTTCCACCAAACGAAAACCCGCCGCTCGTCGCAGGGGCACTGGGTTTGCTACCAAATAAGCCGCCCGTTGAAGTGGAGGCagtgttgctgcttgctccaAAAAGCCCGCCTCCGAACCCTGTTgtctgctgttgctgttgctgttgctgttgtggctgctgttgttgggTGTTGACGCTCGAACCAAACAGGCCGCCACCcgttgctggtgcagcCGTCGTCGTAGCCGGCTTTGCGCCAAAGCTGAATCCTCCTgcagctggagctgctgcgccgGTATTTGCTGGAGCCGCGCTGGTGGTAGCAGAGGAAGTGGTGCTACCGCCGAAGGAGAAGCCTCCTGATGTACCGGAGAATGGTTTGTTGGCTGGAGGTTgagagaaggagaaagaTGCCGATCGGCCTAGTGACGACCCTGTGGTTGACGTGGCAGGGGTGGAGCCGAACATGGCGTatgtgcgtgtgtgcgcgtgtgcgtgtgtgaGAGTGTGAGCGATTGTGATCCAGTCCAAATGacggcgatgacgatgctgagAAGATTGTTGAGAAGGACAAAGCgatcaatcgtgaattcgtgattcgtgattcgtgattgtgaattcCGCGAACCTCTGAATTTAACTTAGTCACGAGCGTTAGCCTATCAAAacacaaacacgaatcgtgaatcgacaGAAAACGCGCTTTCGCACCACAACGATCGGGAGTGCGATCGGGCAATGCAGTTGAGTTAGCTTGGACCAGCACAGACCGGCGTCACATACACGAATCAAGAACGACGAACCACGTAaacactctgtgactctcaccactcaccactaCTTTGCAATCATCCACCCGTAATCGCATCATACGTGGGCATGTGGCACAACTGGGTCGACAGGTGTAGACGATAGGATAGCGGCACACTCATCATGTCCACCGACATGGCCGCTTCTGCGCTCCACAGCCACGGACACGATGCTCTTGCCTCGACTTCGCATTCTTCCCACAGCTTGCCACCGTACCtagcatcgacgacgagcaaacCTGCCGACCTGCCACGCGCCTACCTCAATGGGACACAGGATATGCTGAGTCTCTTTGGACTCATGCCAATCTACGATAGAGCTGTACGTCCATATAACCCCGACAGCATCAAagccgaggacgaagcagcATCCACTTCTGTCAACGTGGCTGCAGGAAAGAAAGTAGCGTCTGCGATCGCCGCAGAGGGCAATTCGGCTGCTGGTCAAGCCGCCAACACCGGAAGCGCTACGATAGGAGCAACAGCTACAGCAGGATCAGCAACCCAGGGCGCAACACCTTCGACGAGCCAACCCGATTTAGCCCAGGCGAATGCGACGT of the Mycosarcoma maydis chromosome 2, whole genome shotgun sequence genome contains:
- a CDS encoding uncharacterized protein (related to MDM10 - mitochondrial morphology and inheritance component), which codes for MHDFVSHILRQYFHATNWNEYNSYLHLTSCSSAILDFCVPTGLSLSISASPTPPFFTTYRLGALPNLRAGIGYIYASTDSKIDFGGSSKDVRLKEIIERFRIVEARAPAAFKSKEKEKEYYWLAGDRYPEQEALGDLGKKERGGGEYLVYGCMHVPSARLDALWTKRISPTWQLIVTAVSSPPRYPLNALQNAAIASRSAYSTGAKSTSSSMDRLDSSNPSLSSSTSLSNTGASTAATTAAAAAAAAAAQDTYGLGPPGSTNLQFTLQRDTGRWFTEYSYSIDDALWGFRVLHNFGTPADTASTTLAALSEGAVETSSSASYPQRNGSVLHTGSSSSSEDTEAGGGLRGRFSAGAEVFISTVEKSAGLSTGIRFSTLPDTPQQPLMIAPSFDSSPSPHQASTLASAPSQPPTVITATLNPMMGHLSTAYAARMARDVVVCSRFDFNVYSYESEWTMGAEYWLRKSGGGGGVESVEASDADVPAPMNRIGSTSSIGGLRGHDETRQARFQEEHAMSLREASEAVSQVDGNTGDGGTSVFGLLRDPPALAPSAPSPRATCANSTLSHLLSPITGVLKARISSTSDIRLLWQGRLSHCLVSLGVKADLSGTHGASYSVGGAPASPKMGIVKSIGLEVMYFSQAEDESVE
- a CDS encoding uncharacterized protein (related to NUP49 - nuclear pore protein); the encoded protein is MFGSTPATSTTGSSLGRSASFSFSQPPANKPFSGTSGGFSFGGSTTSSATTSAAPANTGAAAPAAGGFSFGAKPATTTAAPATGGGLFGSSVNTQQQQPQQQQQQQQQTTGFGGGLFGASSNTASTSTGGLFGSKPSAPATSGGFSFGGSNNTGNPASTSTGGLFGSSAQPTQQQQQPSTSLFSFGSSQPQQQQQQPNISLQPFQSQPQFNAGAAASPFARFGYFQKERFNDLSDDARKLVEELDSHISAQTQLRDELKTKNFGEEIRKCAAEWHELDSALKSLSATLDTDENQCVDVGRLLERDRTTTCTLYSIILNAKEPRAGAGASDGASFVEWLEHFYSDLAVDYRDRISRYSSTVETIQHHLASLSSRETYTPQAISDAIHAQHESFMTLAGHVAALHAEVDALKKDYAKWFKQVNKSVRDPFGSMNALAGSVPPAT
- a CDS encoding protein-arginine N5-methyltransferase (related to RMT2 - protein-arginine N-methyltransferase); translated protein: MHRVMEEPSSSTAALCAAEQVTDLLAPSRVARNLELHLAAESGDLALIRSLLASSPSPVSSSSSETDEGGVDVWYEDPSSANWSALHFAAEQGHVEVVRLLLRNGAIWNAVDANGFTAAQVAWSMNHERCYREILEEGVRQTFLLNALRGAESGENEEEHEIGPSEAKRLKADGACDADRGSVVTSADGRHVTLKPVALDVANDTERYLCTPLRFVPDSLGQVRCLDADDNMVMAPWETDIMQLSASLLCSNQARNFSILNVGFGLGIIDTLIQTYKPARHVIIEAHPDAIAYAHQLGFDKLAGVEIFQGRWEDYLIHADPDSDDAIAKMTQLGSFDAVYFDTYSQDYADLKTFFDALPNIMNGPDSRFSFFHGLGATNRFFYEVYTRISELDLKEIGLTTQWTTMQPKVTEQEWQGVKRKYWDLADYYCPLARFDVLD
- a CDS encoding uncharacterized protein (related to Ras-GTPase-activating protein binding protein 2), translating into MSAAVTASNAATAANGVSPSSAASSSAVATATANSAAKPAVQPSEVGWLFVTQYYTFLNQNPARLHCFFTKKSTMVHGIEQEESSPCFGQQQIHDKITSLNYQDAKVFVSNVDSQSSASGGILVQVLGELSNNGAAWRKFAQTFFLAEQPNGYYVLNDIFRYLKDDDEIEAEAEAVDEALQEEIDEADKNGVEVAHTIQINNIGNANAVPHLPAPTSSPAASKAIEAADTKPAATEQQPATKLDAPSAADNAVATSTAAEPTNTDADQVGTDKKLTAVDNHQAPVPPKGAKDAADAAKTETAPAAAASAPNAAASTPAAAAAAAAAPTPAPAQPAGPPKPKTWATLAASDATRWGSNVSAEAKGVSSSRPAAATTSTAAKPAAAAAAASAPKPAAATSNGASSSPSVYIKNVVADQVTEAALRQALEAFGTVKDVQIIGSRSCAFAEFTSVDGARKAAAKASVAVGKNGWNVTIEERRKPSAGGAGGAGAAGGARGAGGAPRNGAAGGSRTGAARGGNAAVRAGRGGAGRAGAN